The Urbifossiella limnaea genome has a window encoding:
- the bioB gene encoding biotin synthase BioB translates to MKTLDDFRAVYRLPLAELILKAAAAHQQFRDYRDIQRCELLSIKTGGCPEDCKYCSQSAHYDTPVDRQPLLTVEEVRERATEARDRGATRFCMGAAWRQPKDGPEFDRVLDMVRTVRGLGMEACVTLGMLTDSQAGRLKDAGLTAYNHNLDTSRRHYPEVISTRTYDDRLDTLRAVSRAGISVCSGGILGMGETEDDRLMMLCELAQLDPPPESVPINCLMPQGGTPLAMAPKVDSLEIVRLVATARVAFPTARVRLSAGRDRMSRELQVLCFLAGADSVFFGDKLLTAPNPHESADEALFRAIGVNPPRCEPATAP, encoded by the coding sequence ATGAAGACGCTCGACGACTTCCGCGCCGTCTACCGCCTGCCGCTGGCGGAACTGATCCTGAAGGCGGCGGCCGCCCACCAGCAGTTCCGCGACTACCGCGACATCCAGCGCTGCGAACTCCTCAGCATCAAGACCGGCGGCTGCCCCGAAGACTGCAAGTACTGCTCGCAGAGCGCCCACTACGACACCCCGGTGGACCGCCAGCCGCTCCTCACCGTCGAGGAGGTGCGCGAGCGTGCCACGGAGGCCCGTGACCGCGGCGCCACCCGCTTCTGCATGGGCGCGGCGTGGCGGCAGCCGAAGGACGGCCCCGAGTTCGACCGCGTGCTGGACATGGTCCGCACCGTCCGCGGCCTCGGCATGGAGGCGTGCGTCACGCTCGGGATGCTGACCGACAGCCAGGCCGGCCGGCTGAAGGACGCCGGGCTGACGGCGTACAACCACAACCTCGACACGTCGCGCCGCCACTACCCCGAGGTGATTTCGACCCGCACCTACGACGACCGGCTGGACACGCTCCGCGCCGTGTCCCGCGCCGGCATCAGCGTGTGCAGCGGCGGCATCCTCGGCATGGGCGAGACGGAAGACGACCGGCTGATGATGCTGTGCGAACTGGCGCAACTGGACCCGCCGCCGGAGAGCGTGCCGATCAACTGCCTCATGCCGCAGGGGGGTACGCCGCTGGCGATGGCCCCGAAGGTGGACTCGCTCGAAATCGTGCGCCTCGTCGCCACCGCCCGCGTCGCCTTCCCGACGGCCCGGGTTCGCCTCAGCGCCGGCCGCGACCGGATGAGCCGTGAACTCCAGGTGCTCTGCTTCCTGGCCGGGGCTGACTCGGTGTTCTTCGGCGACAAGCTGCTGACGGCCCCGAACCCGCACGAGAGCGCCGACGAGGCGCTGTTCCGGGCCATCGGCGTGAACCCGCCGCGCTGTGAACCGGCGACCGCCCCATGA
- the bioA gene encoding adenosylmethionine--8-amino-7-oxononanoate transaminase has protein sequence MTGFVVVGTDTDAGKTAFSLMFLAAFPDTFAYWKPVETGDSDAEKVRRLVPRAVVLPPLARFSEPVAPVLAARREGRAMPGVADILAARPSADRPLLIETFGGPMSPLTDDVLQLDLIRAFALPVVLVSSAAVGAVARTLQAAAALEHAGLRPVAVALTGADDAFACDQITRRLGGIPVACHEFPAGEWTRDSLAAAAERSRWALQRVEPIVRAGPTFGGRPTDIAAADARAVWHPYTPLQSPDAPLAVAAADDEFLTLDDGRRLIDGISSWWTILHGHRPPAIMQAVRDATHQLDHVLFAGATHPAAVELATSLLGSMPWGPGGRVFYSDNGSTAVEVALKMAYQAWCHRGEAGRTLFVGFEHGYHGDTFGAMSLSRDPVFFGRFEPLLFRALQVPLSADALDAALTHHAGEVAGVLVEPLVQGAGGMRLHTPEELRALFEVTRRHGVPFIADEVMTGFGRTGSLWAFEQAGIAPDLVCAAKGITGGVLPLAATLASPEVVAAFDTADRTRTFFHGHSFTANPIACAAAVASWRLLQTGRWRTDVRRIEAHWLAAAAGLRKLHGVKDARVRGLILAAELDVPGGYLADVGRAMRLAALERGVLLRPLGNVLYALPPLCTSDDSLARIADAMVHAVRSCGL, from the coding sequence GTGACCGGGTTCGTCGTCGTCGGCACCGACACCGACGCGGGCAAGACCGCGTTCTCGCTGATGTTTCTCGCCGCGTTCCCTGACACTTTTGCGTACTGGAAGCCGGTCGAAACCGGCGATTCGGACGCCGAGAAGGTTCGGCGGCTGGTGCCCCGCGCGGTCGTGCTACCGCCACTTGCGCGGTTCAGCGAACCCGTCGCGCCGGTACTCGCGGCCCGGCGGGAAGGGCGGGCGATGCCGGGCGTCGCCGACATTCTCGCGGCCCGCCCGTCTGCCGACCGGCCACTTCTGATCGAGACGTTCGGCGGGCCGATGTCGCCGCTGACCGACGACGTGTTGCAACTCGACCTGATCCGCGCGTTCGCACTCCCCGTCGTGCTGGTGTCGTCGGCTGCCGTTGGCGCGGTGGCGCGCACACTCCAGGCCGCGGCCGCACTCGAACACGCAGGACTTAGACCGGTCGCGGTCGCCCTGACTGGCGCGGACGACGCCTTCGCGTGCGACCAAATCACGCGGCGACTCGGCGGAATTCCTGTCGCGTGTCACGAATTCCCGGCCGGCGAGTGGACGCGAGACAGTCTCGCCGCCGCGGCCGAACGATCTCGGTGGGCGTTGCAACGGGTCGAGCCGATCGTTCGTGCCGGACCCACTTTCGGCGGCCGTCCGACGGACATTGCCGCAGCCGACGCCCGTGCCGTCTGGCACCCGTACACGCCGCTTCAATCTCCCGACGCGCCGCTCGCGGTGGCCGCCGCCGACGACGAATTCCTGACGCTCGACGACGGGCGACGCCTGATCGACGGCATTTCGTCGTGGTGGACGATTCTCCACGGCCACCGTCCGCCCGCGATCATGCAGGCGGTCCGCGACGCCACGCACCAACTCGACCACGTCCTCTTCGCCGGCGCGACACACCCCGCGGCCGTCGAGCTGGCCACATCATTACTCGGCTCGATGCCATGGGGGCCGGGCGGCCGCGTCTTCTACTCGGACAACGGCAGCACGGCCGTCGAGGTGGCGCTGAAGATGGCGTATCAGGCTTGGTGTCACCGCGGCGAGGCGGGCCGCACGCTGTTCGTCGGCTTCGAGCACGGCTACCACGGCGACACGTTCGGCGCTATGAGCCTGAGCCGCGATCCCGTCTTCTTTGGCCGGTTCGAGCCGCTGCTATTCCGCGCGCTACAAGTGCCGCTGTCCGCCGACGCGCTCGACGCCGCGTTGACTCACCACGCCGGTGAGGTAGCCGGCGTACTGGTCGAGCCTCTCGTTCAGGGCGCCGGCGGGATGCGGTTGCACACGCCCGAGGAGCTACGCGCGCTGTTCGAGGTCACGCGCCGGCACGGCGTGCCGTTCATCGCCGACGAGGTGATGACCGGGTTCGGCCGCACCGGCTCGCTGTGGGCGTTCGAGCAGGCCGGCATCGCCCCGGACCTGGTGTGCGCCGCGAAGGGAATCACCGGCGGCGTGTTGCCGCTGGCCGCGACGCTCGCGTCGCCCGAGGTCGTGGCCGCGTTCGACACCGCGGACCGCACGCGGACGTTCTTCCACGGTCACTCGTTCACCGCGAACCCGATCGCCTGCGCCGCCGCAGTCGCGTCCTGGCGGCTGCTCCAGACCGGCCGCTGGCGGACCGACGTGCGACGGATCGAGGCCCACTGGCTCGCCGCGGCAGCAGGCCTTCGCAAGCTCCACGGTGTAAAGGACGCCCGCGTCCGTGGGCTAATCCTCGCCGCCGAGCTGGACGTGCCCGGCGGCTACCTCGCCGACGTGGGCCGCGCGATGCGGCTGGCCGCGCTCGAGCGCGGCGTCCTGCTCCGGCCGCTCGGCAACGTCCTCTACGCGCTCCCGCCACTGTGTACGTCCGACGACTCGCTCGCCCGCATCGCCGACGCGATGGTCCACGCCGTCCGGTCGTGCGGGTTGTAA
- a CDS encoding dienelactone hydrolase family protein yields the protein MIRYAVAILSLTLGANMAPAAVKTETVEYEAGGTKLKGFLAYDDAVSATRPGVIVFPEWWGLNDYAKDRAKQLAGMGYVAFAADLYGDGKVIDTAHPQDAAKMAGTLRANVGAWRARAEAAMKQLTSRPQVDARKVAAIGYCLGGSTALQLAYTGADLKAVTTFHAALPTPTAAEATAVKAKVLVCHGDADSFIPAKAVADFKAALGGAKVGLDFVGYPNVVHSFTVPGADKVGNPGMKYDKAADEDSWKRMTALFRQELGR from the coding sequence ATGATACGGTACGCCGTAGCAATCCTTTCCCTGACCCTGGGAGCGAACATGGCCCCGGCCGCGGTCAAGACCGAGACGGTCGAGTACGAGGCCGGCGGCACCAAGCTCAAGGGCTTCCTCGCCTACGACGACGCGGTCAGCGCCACCCGGCCGGGCGTGATCGTGTTCCCCGAGTGGTGGGGTCTCAACGACTACGCCAAGGACCGGGCGAAGCAGTTGGCGGGGATGGGCTACGTGGCGTTCGCCGCCGACCTGTACGGCGACGGGAAGGTCATCGACACCGCCCACCCGCAGGACGCGGCGAAGATGGCCGGGACGCTGCGGGCGAACGTCGGGGCGTGGCGCGCCCGGGCCGAGGCGGCGATGAAGCAGCTGACCTCGCGGCCGCAGGTGGACGCCAGGAAGGTCGCCGCCATCGGCTACTGCCTCGGCGGCTCGACGGCCCTCCAGCTGGCGTACACGGGCGCCGACCTGAAGGCCGTGACCACGTTCCACGCCGCGCTGCCGACGCCGACCGCGGCCGAGGCGACGGCGGTGAAGGCGAAGGTACTCGTGTGCCACGGCGACGCCGACTCGTTCATCCCGGCGAAGGCCGTCGCCGACTTCAAGGCCGCGCTCGGCGGCGCGAAGGTGGGGCTCGACTTCGTGGGCTACCCGAACGTCGTCCACAGCTTCACCGTCCCGGGGGCGGACAAGGTCGGCAACCCCGGGATGAAGTACGACAAGGCGGCGGACGAGGACTCGTGGAAGCGGATGACCGCACTCTTCCGACAGGAGCTCGGGCGCTGA
- a CDS encoding class I SAM-dependent methyltransferase, with the protein MPLVEIPYPDDDAPLPPDVRKFLRDADRRIEDFLYSARVPAFVPSDYPTAYRLLRTLNEHPVSRGNRFCEWGSGYGVVTCLAAMLGFEAVGIEIDPGLVDCARRLAEDYGLEAEFVAGSFVPRGAEEGVYKAGEYAWFTTESDDAYDQLGLDPGDMDLVFVYPWPDEELVTDALFEKYAAAGAVLVTHHSGDVYKVRRRVPGKKRKR; encoded by the coding sequence ATGCCCCTCGTCGAAATTCCCTACCCCGACGACGACGCCCCGCTGCCGCCGGACGTGCGGAAGTTTCTCCGCGACGCCGACCGCCGCATCGAAGACTTCCTCTACTCCGCGCGCGTGCCGGCGTTCGTCCCGTCGGACTACCCGACGGCGTACCGCCTCCTCCGCACGCTGAACGAGCACCCCGTCTCCCGCGGCAACCGTTTCTGCGAGTGGGGCAGCGGCTACGGCGTGGTGACGTGCCTGGCGGCGATGCTGGGCTTCGAGGCGGTCGGCATCGAGATCGACCCCGGCCTGGTGGACTGCGCCCGCCGGCTGGCCGAGGACTACGGCCTGGAGGCGGAGTTCGTGGCCGGCAGCTTCGTGCCGAGGGGCGCCGAGGAGGGCGTGTACAAGGCCGGCGAGTACGCGTGGTTCACGACCGAGAGCGACGACGCCTACGACCAGCTCGGCCTCGACCCGGGCGACATGGACCTGGTGTTCGTGTACCCGTGGCCGGACGAAGAGTTGGTAACGGACGCACTGTTCGAGAAGTACGCTGCCGCGGGCGCCGTGTTGGTGACGCACCACAGCGGCGACGTGTACAAGGTGCGCCGGCGTGTGCCGGGCAAGAAGCGCAAGCGCTGA
- a CDS encoding aminotransferase class I/II-fold pyridoxal phosphate-dependent enzyme, whose protein sequence is MTLAGRWTATLDDLRGKGRYRAFRPPAGIDFTSNDYLGYGPQCQPAVTPELPRSGMSSRLLRGHHAVWDEVEAMLAAWHGAESALMMTSGYAANEGLLATVAEPGDWVAVDEVSHACIIDGLRVARPRKFLFRHNDLNNLEDGLRAESAKRPEGRELFVVTESLFSMDGDTAPLREVADLCERYGAHLIVDEAHTTGCFGPRGSGYVDAAGLRGRVLATVHTGGKALGLPGAYVCGSKLLKEFLTNTCRHLIFTTALPAAVGAWWREHIPRVQADDAGRRRLHDNAAGFRAALARHGVAPAGRDYVVPVIVGQDEPSVRAATELQARGYDVRAIRPPTVPAGTCRLRVSVHADHDPAVLDQLAAATAGVLRP, encoded by the coding sequence ATGACCCTCGCCGGCCGCTGGACGGCCACGCTCGACGACCTGCGCGGCAAGGGGCGGTACCGCGCGTTCCGCCCGCCCGCGGGGATCGACTTCACCTCGAACGACTACCTCGGCTACGGCCCACAGTGTCAGCCCGCTGTCACTCCGGAGCTGCCGCGGAGTGGCATGTCGTCCCGCCTCCTCCGCGGGCACCACGCCGTTTGGGACGAGGTGGAGGCGATGCTGGCCGCGTGGCACGGCGCCGAGTCCGCCTTGATGATGACCAGCGGCTACGCCGCGAACGAGGGTCTGCTCGCCACCGTGGCCGAGCCCGGCGACTGGGTGGCCGTCGATGAAGTGAGCCACGCCTGCATCATCGACGGCCTCCGTGTTGCCCGGCCCCGGAAGTTCCTGTTCCGGCACAACGACCTGAACAACCTCGAAGACGGCCTTCGCGCCGAGAGCGCGAAGCGGCCGGAGGGGCGGGAACTGTTCGTCGTCACCGAGTCGCTCTTCAGCATGGACGGCGACACGGCCCCGCTGCGGGAGGTGGCCGACCTGTGCGAGCGGTACGGCGCCCATCTCATTGTGGACGAGGCGCACACGACCGGCTGCTTCGGCCCGCGCGGTTCCGGCTACGTGGACGCGGCCGGCCTGCGCGGCCGCGTGCTGGCGACGGTCCACACGGGCGGAAAAGCTCTCGGACTGCCGGGCGCATACGTTTGCGGGTCGAAATTGCTCAAGGAGTTCCTGACGAACACCTGCCGGCACCTGATCTTCACGACCGCGCTCCCCGCGGCCGTGGGGGCGTGGTGGCGCGAACACATCCCCCGCGTGCAGGCCGACGACGCCGGCCGCCGCCGCCTCCACGATAACGCCGCCGGCTTTCGCGCCGCCCTGGCCCGCCACGGCGTCGCGCCGGCGGGCCGCGACTACGTTGTGCCCGTGATCGTTGGTCAGGATGAACCGTCGGTCCGTGCCGCGACCGAACTCCAGGCCCGCGGCTACGACGTTCGGGCGATCCGCCCGCCGACCGTTCCCGCGGGCACGTGTCGGCTCCGCGTGTCGGTCCACGCCGACCACGACCCCGCCGTCCTGGACCAGCTCGCCGCCGCCACAGCCGGGGTACTCCGCCCGTGA
- a CDS encoding SpoVR family protein — protein MNLGFYNTNLPAHLRVLKDEIEGYARGYGLDFYETIFEVVDADDLNEIAAYGGFPTRYPHWSFGMQYEELKKSYEYGLSKIYEMVINNDPCYAYLMRCNHTVDQKLVMAHVYGHCDFFKCNAYFGHTTRKMMDEIANHAARIRGYAERFGEDEVEAFVDRCMSVDDLIDIHSVAIRRRDDHSKYDFAPKDGDDADDRPTRFKSKGYMDEFVNPRDQLRAAEEERKKLQDQRVAHFPERPEKDVLLFLIEHAPLKNWQRDVLSIIRDEAYYFHPQGQTKILNEGWASYWHSTIMTQKVLQPSEVIDYADHHSGTMATSSRRLNPYKLGIELLRDVERRWNMGQFGPEYDDCDDMDKKRTWDKQLGLGRKKIFEVRRVHNDITFIDTFLTPEFCKEHRLFSFNYQDPTKNYVIESREFQKVKQRLLHSLTNFGKPWIYVVDGNHHNRGELLLRHDHNGVDLKLDEARDTLVNLQYLWSRPVCLETVLDGKPTVLCFDGTDHTQQPTGGTDDAQRKPAAKA, from the coding sequence ATGAACCTCGGGTTCTACAACACGAACCTCCCCGCCCACCTCCGGGTGCTCAAGGACGAGATCGAGGGGTACGCCCGCGGCTACGGCCTCGACTTCTACGAGACCATCTTCGAGGTCGTGGACGCCGACGACCTGAACGAGATCGCCGCGTACGGCGGCTTCCCCACGCGCTACCCGCACTGGTCGTTCGGGATGCAGTACGAGGAGCTGAAAAAGAGCTACGAGTACGGCCTGTCGAAGATTTACGAGATGGTGATCAACAACGACCCGTGCTACGCCTACCTGATGCGGTGCAACCACACCGTGGACCAGAAGCTGGTGATGGCCCACGTGTACGGCCACTGCGACTTCTTCAAGTGCAACGCGTACTTCGGCCACACCACGCGGAAGATGATGGACGAGATCGCCAACCACGCCGCCCGCATCCGCGGGTACGCCGAGCGGTTCGGCGAGGACGAGGTCGAGGCGTTCGTCGACCGCTGCATGTCCGTCGACGACCTGATCGACATCCACTCCGTCGCCATCCGCCGCCGCGACGACCACTCGAAGTACGACTTCGCCCCGAAGGACGGCGACGACGCCGACGATCGGCCGACGCGGTTCAAGTCGAAGGGGTACATGGACGAGTTCGTGAACCCGCGCGACCAACTGCGGGCCGCCGAAGAGGAGCGGAAGAAGCTCCAGGACCAGCGGGTGGCGCACTTCCCGGAGCGGCCGGAGAAGGACGTGCTGCTGTTCCTCATCGAGCACGCCCCGCTCAAGAACTGGCAGCGCGACGTGCTCAGCATCATCCGCGACGAGGCGTACTACTTCCACCCCCAGGGGCAGACGAAGATTCTCAACGAGGGTTGGGCCTCGTACTGGCACAGCACCATCATGACGCAGAAGGTGCTGCAGCCGAGCGAGGTCATCGACTACGCCGACCACCACTCCGGCACGATGGCGACCAGCTCGCGCCGGCTCAACCCTTACAAGCTCGGCATCGAGCTGCTGCGCGACGTGGAGCGGCGCTGGAACATGGGCCAGTTCGGCCCCGAGTACGACGACTGCGACGACATGGACAAGAAGCGCACCTGGGACAAGCAGCTCGGCCTCGGCCGCAAGAAGATCTTCGAGGTGCGGCGCGTCCACAACGACATCACCTTCATCGACACCTTCCTGACGCCCGAGTTCTGCAAGGAGCACCGGCTGTTCTCGTTCAACTACCAGGACCCGACGAAGAACTACGTCATCGAGAGCCGCGAGTTCCAGAAGGTGAAGCAGCGGCTCCTCCACAGCCTGACCAACTTCGGGAAGCCGTGGATCTACGTCGTGGACGGCAACCACCACAACCGCGGCGAACTGCTGTTGCGGCACGACCACAACGGGGTAGACTTAAAATTGGACGAGGCCCGCGACACGCTGGTGAACCTGCAGTACCTGTGGTCGCGGCCGGTGTGCCTGGAGACGGTACTGGACGGGAAGCCGACGGTGCTGTGCTTCGACGGCACCGACCACACCCAGCAGCCGACCGGAGGAACCGATGACGCTCAGCGAAAGCCTGCTGCCAAAGCTTAG
- a CDS encoding AsmA family protein, with protein sequence MTPEPTPPPAAPRRRRWPRRVLGFVVLLAVGLWFVPVIVAKTPLRNRVVAAATADVRGTVSVGGMSAGWLSAVELRDVVVTDRQGRVLVSVPRVATSKTLLALLRDRSDLGELELHGPRADVFFENGSTNAEDVLAEYFKDSQPAGPRPAVRVRVEDGTLTLHDGSAAAPSLTGLHLTAAVPADRAAPIEVALTSAVGKLDVNGAVGGGGRMELKATDFPLAVLAPAFRRVEPAASIAGTLTADLRANWTDGGTARVEGTAGVRNLDLAGPWLRGDRLRLAAADLPLKVELAGSAVRVERAELTCDAGRVSAVGTFDPSESVERLFEKPGVTVEADVDLAKLAGLLPNLLRLREGTAVREGRVVGSLTSKAGADGTAWEGAVRTTALKAVRDGKAVEWPEPLAVEFRARAPAGRLPVFDKLLCKSDFVAVNARGSAEKFQAAANVYLDRLAARLGEFVDLGGLSLQGEAYTWVIATHDPAGPFKVDAGAELKQFAFRKPGVRPLSEPKLTLKASAEGTWTKNGPVRLTKASAELVADPDRLTGTLMAPVPDARSAVGSRAAVRVVGDLGRWADRARRLVDIPAHYEFGGALDATATVTLAADAVIADRVSVGIKAAHFRGAGLAIDEPYLNAAGPMTLNRKTGDVVLTPVVINSPTLRAQGARFTFEFPEKQPMVVSGSGPAEGDVNGLARTLRIQTAPDGPDSLHGQAAGPVRFRWQGDATTFGGTLDVTKFVMGPKAAPTVREPRLKLDLDAKYEQTADRLTVATGRVERPGLTAEGKGTWAKFDTTQDVDVTGTLAYDLALLTPELRAAIGGGFEAAGKGTRPFSLRGSLASKGLAGLTADGGVGWDAVKVYGFEMGRGEFTARLANGVGTVSPVSATFGGGRVSLQPTLKLTPGEVSFARGRVVEKAKLTPAVCAGAVGYALPVVANAAQAEGEVSFDLDENRVPLSDFTGATLRGRLLVHRATVSAGPVVSEIVQLIGEPAPRVVLANEMTVPIRVEAGRVHHENLTLTVNGYAIKTNGSAGFDGSLALVADVPIPGTFPGLKNNPSLKKALEGRIVKVPIGGTVSRPVVDRAGFNNAVAAVARDAAKDAVKDAGRDLLNRELERLFPGGAPGAGTPPGGRPPLLPLPVPKK encoded by the coding sequence ATGACCCCGGAACCCACTCCGCCCCCCGCCGCGCCGCGCCGCCGTCGCTGGCCGCGGCGCGTCCTCGGCTTCGTTGTCCTCCTCGCCGTCGGCCTCTGGTTCGTGCCGGTGATCGTGGCCAAGACGCCGCTGCGGAACCGCGTCGTCGCCGCTGCGACGGCCGACGTACGCGGCACCGTAAGCGTCGGCGGGATGTCGGCCGGATGGCTGTCGGCGGTCGAATTGCGCGACGTGGTCGTGACCGACCGCCAGGGCCGCGTCCTCGTCAGCGTCCCACGGGTGGCTACGTCCAAGACGCTGCTCGCGCTCCTACGCGACCGCTCGGACCTCGGCGAGCTCGAACTGCACGGCCCGCGTGCCGACGTATTTTTCGAGAACGGTTCGACCAACGCCGAGGACGTGCTCGCCGAGTACTTCAAGGACTCGCAGCCGGCCGGCCCGCGGCCCGCGGTGCGGGTCCGCGTCGAGGACGGCACGCTCACGCTCCACGATGGTTCGGCCGCGGCACCGAGCCTGACCGGGCTTCATCTCACAGCCGCGGTGCCCGCCGACCGTGCGGCGCCCATCGAGGTCGCGCTCACGTCCGCGGTCGGCAAGCTGGACGTGAACGGGGCGGTTGGCGGTGGCGGTCGAATGGAACTGAAGGCGACGGATTTCCCGCTGGCCGTACTTGCGCCGGCGTTCCGACGGGTCGAACCGGCGGCGAGCATCGCAGGCACCCTCACGGCCGACCTGCGGGCGAACTGGACGGACGGCGGCACGGCCCGGGTCGAGGGCACGGCGGGCGTGCGGAACCTCGACCTCGCCGGCCCGTGGCTCCGCGGCGACCGCCTCCGCCTCGCGGCCGCCGACCTGCCGCTGAAGGTCGAACTTGCCGGGAGCGCCGTCCGCGTCGAGCGCGCGGAGCTGACCTGCGACGCGGGCCGGGTGTCGGCCGTCGGCACGTTCGATCCGTCGGAATCCGTCGAGCGTCTGTTCGAAAAGCCCGGCGTGACGGTTGAGGCGGATGTCGATCTGGCCAAACTCGCGGGCCTGCTGCCGAACCTGCTCCGCCTCCGCGAGGGGACTGCGGTCCGCGAGGGGCGGGTGGTCGGCTCGCTCACCAGCAAGGCGGGCGCGGACGGGACGGCGTGGGAGGGTGCGGTCCGCACCACGGCGCTGAAAGCCGTCCGCGACGGGAAGGCGGTCGAGTGGCCGGAGCCGCTGGCGGTGGAGTTTCGCGCCCGCGCCCCGGCCGGGCGGCTGCCGGTGTTCGACAAGCTGCTGTGCAAGTCGGACTTCGTCGCGGTCAACGCCCGGGGCTCGGCCGAGAAATTCCAGGCCGCGGCGAACGTGTACCTCGACCGCCTCGCCGCCCGGCTCGGCGAGTTCGTCGACCTCGGCGGGCTGAGCCTCCAGGGCGAGGCGTACACGTGGGTGATCGCCACGCACGACCCGGCCGGGCCGTTCAAGGTGGACGCCGGCGCCGAGCTGAAGCAGTTCGCGTTCCGGAAGCCAGGCGTGCGCCCGCTCTCCGAACCGAAGCTGACGCTCAAGGCGTCTGCCGAGGGGACCTGGACGAAGAACGGGCCGGTCCGACTCACCAAGGCGTCGGCCGAGCTGGTCGCCGACCCGGACCGCCTGACCGGCACGCTCATGGCCCCGGTGCCCGACGCGCGCTCGGCCGTCGGGAGCCGCGCCGCGGTGCGCGTCGTCGGCGACCTCGGCCGCTGGGCCGACCGCGCCCGGCGGCTCGTGGACATCCCGGCGCACTACGAATTCGGCGGCGCGCTCGACGCCACGGCCACGGTCACGCTCGCGGCCGACGCCGTGATCGCGGACCGCGTCTCGGTCGGCATCAAGGCGGCGCACTTCCGCGGGGCCGGACTCGCCATCGACGAGCCGTACCTCAACGCGGCCGGGCCGATGACGCTCAACCGCAAGACCGGCGACGTGGTCCTCACGCCGGTCGTCATCAACTCGCCCACGCTGCGGGCGCAGGGGGCGCGGTTCACGTTCGAGTTCCCCGAGAAGCAGCCGATGGTCGTGAGCGGCAGCGGCCCCGCCGAGGGCGACGTGAACGGGCTGGCCCGCACCCTCCGCATCCAGACGGCGCCCGATGGCCCGGATTCGCTGCACGGGCAGGCCGCCGGCCCGGTGCGGTTCCGCTGGCAGGGCGACGCCACCACCTTCGGCGGCACCCTCGACGTGACCAAATTCGTGATGGGGCCGAAGGCCGCACCGACGGTACGTGAGCCGCGACTGAAGCTCGACCTGGACGCGAAGTACGAGCAGACGGCGGACCGGCTGACGGTCGCCACCGGCCGCGTCGAGCGGCCGGGGCTCACGGCCGAGGGGAAGGGGACGTGGGCGAAGTTCGATACGACGCAGGACGTGGACGTGACCGGCACGCTGGCCTACGACCTGGCTCTACTCACGCCCGAGCTGCGGGCCGCGATCGGCGGCGGCTTCGAGGCGGCGGGGAAGGGCACCCGGCCGTTCTCGCTCCGCGGCAGCCTGGCGAGCAAGGGCCTCGCGGGCCTGACCGCGGACGGCGGCGTCGGCTGGGACGCGGTCAAGGTGTACGGCTTCGAGATGGGCCGCGGAGAGTTCACGGCCCGGCTGGCGAACGGCGTCGGCACAGTAAGCCCGGTGTCGGCCACGTTCGGCGGCGGCCGCGTGAGCCTGCAGCCGACGCTGAAGCTGACGCCGGGGGAGGTGTCGTTCGCCAGGGGCCGCGTCGTCGAGAAGGCGAAGTTGACGCCGGCCGTGTGCGCGGGGGCGGTCGGGTACGCGCTGCCGGTCGTGGCCAACGCCGCGCAGGCGGAGGGCGAAGTGTCGTTCGACCTGGACGAGAACCGCGTGCCGCTGTCAGACTTCACCGGAGCTACACTCCGCGGGCGGCTGCTGGTTCACCGCGCGACCGTGAGCGCGGGGCCGGTCGTGTCCGAGATCGTGCAACTGATCGGCGAGCCGGCCCCGCGGGTGGTGTTGGCGAACGAGATGACCGTGCCGATCCGCGTCGAGGCGGGTCGGGTTCACCACGAGAACCTGACGCTGACGGTGAACGGCTACGCCATCAAGACGAACGGCTCGGCCGGGTTCGACGGCTCGCTCGCGCTCGTGGCCGACGTGCCGATTCCTGGCACGTTCCCGGGGCTGAAGAACAACCCGTCACTGAAGAAGGCACTGGAGGGGAGGATCGTGAAGGTGCCGATCGGCGGCACGGTGAGTCGACCGGTCGTGGACCGAGCCGGGTTCAACAATGCGGTCGCGGCGGTGGCCCGCGACGCGGCGAAGGATGCGGTGAAGGACGCGGGGCGCGACCTGCTGAACCGCGAGTTGGAGCGGCTGTTCCCCGGCGGGGCGCCGGGGGCGGGAACTCCGCCGGGCGGGCGGCCGCCACTGCTGCCGCTCCCGGTGCCAAAGAAGTAG